Proteins co-encoded in one Sphingopyxis sp. BE259 genomic window:
- a CDS encoding VOC family protein translates to MSSNSTPVSLCLWYDKDAEDAAKFYAVTFPDSHVGAVHHAPSDFPGGKAGDALTVEFTVLGVPCVGLNGGPIFPHSEAFSFQVHTDTQEETDRYWNAIVDNGGATSACGWCKDKWGLNWQITPRVLTDAMAHPDPAVAKRAFEAMMTMTKIDVAAIEAAVKG, encoded by the coding sequence ATGAGCAGCAACAGCACCCCGGTCAGCCTGTGCCTGTGGTACGACAAGGACGCCGAAGACGCGGCCAAATTCTATGCCGTGACCTTCCCCGACAGCCATGTCGGTGCGGTCCATCATGCGCCGAGCGATTTTCCGGGCGGCAAAGCGGGCGACGCGCTGACCGTCGAGTTCACCGTGTTGGGCGTTCCGTGCGTCGGGCTCAACGGCGGGCCGATATTTCCGCACAGCGAAGCCTTCTCGTTTCAGGTTCATACCGACACCCAAGAAGAAACCGACCGATACTGGAACGCGATCGTCGACAACGGCGGCGCGACCAGCGCCTGCGGCTGGTGTAAGGACAAATGGGGCCTGAATTGGCAGATCACCCCGCGGGTGCTGACCGATGCGATGGCGCACCCCGACCCGGCGGTGGCCAAGCGCGCGTTCGAGGCGATGATGACGATGACCAAGATCGACGTCGCCGCCATCGAAGCTGCGGTGAAGGGTTGA
- a CDS encoding VOC family protein produces MSNPANFIWYELMTSDPGGAASFYGAVVGWTIASHADPAAGAMDYRMIGRSDGGNAGGVLALNADMLAGGARPGWFGYLEVTDVDAALAAITADGGAVQMPATDLPVGRIAMVTDPQGAPFYIMAPIAPPGMEGMASDVFSVTEAQHMRWNELATSDPDAAVAFYRKHFGWQQHGEMPMGELGAYRFIQRGDVGLGAVMPLMTGYPAPVWNFYIGVDDIDRAHAAVTANGGNVTSEPMEIPGGEFAMNAIDPQGAAVGFVGPRQ; encoded by the coding sequence ATGAGCAACCCCGCCAACTTCATCTGGTACGAGCTGATGACCAGCGATCCAGGCGGTGCCGCATCCTTTTACGGCGCGGTGGTCGGCTGGACGATCGCGAGCCACGCCGACCCCGCGGCCGGTGCCATGGATTATCGGATGATCGGGCGCAGCGACGGCGGCAACGCCGGGGGCGTGCTGGCGCTGAACGCCGATATGCTGGCAGGCGGGGCGCGGCCCGGCTGGTTCGGCTATCTCGAGGTGACCGATGTCGATGCGGCGCTGGCCGCAATCACCGCCGACGGTGGCGCGGTGCAGATGCCCGCGACCGACCTGCCCGTGGGCCGCATCGCGATGGTCACCGATCCACAGGGGGCGCCCTTCTATATCATGGCGCCGATCGCGCCGCCGGGCATGGAGGGCATGGCAAGCGACGTATTTTCGGTCACCGAAGCGCAGCATATGCGCTGGAACGAGCTGGCGACGTCCGACCCCGACGCCGCGGTCGCCTTTTACCGGAAGCATTTCGGCTGGCAGCAGCACGGCGAGATGCCGATGGGCGAACTAGGCGCCTATCGTTTCATCCAGCGCGGCGACGTCGGGCTGGGCGCGGTGATGCCGCTGATGACCGGCTATCCGGCACCGGTGTGGAATTTCTATATCGGGGTCGATGACATCGACCGCGCCCACGCCGCAGTGACCGCGAATGGCGGCAACGTCACCAGCGAACCGATGGAAATCCCCGGCGGCGAATTTGCGATGAATGCCATCGATCCGCAGGGCGCCGCAGTCGGCTTTGTCGGGCCGCGACAATGA
- a CDS encoding polymer-forming cytoskeletal protein → MATGARHTTFSILGSDVVVTGNVAASVDLHVDGKIDGDLKCANLVQGEASEIKGAVTAETAKIAGLLDGSIEAKTLIVHATARITGDVTYETITIENGGKVDGKLSHRRHGAMAAKAPPPLEVVENKSALGI, encoded by the coding sequence ATGGCGACCGGTGCGCGTCACACCACCTTTTCGATCCTGGGATCGGACGTCGTGGTCACCGGCAATGTCGCCGCCAGCGTCGACCTGCACGTCGATGGGAAGATCGACGGCGACCTGAAATGCGCCAACCTGGTCCAGGGCGAGGCGAGCGAGATCAAGGGCGCCGTCACCGCCGAAACGGCGAAGATCGCGGGGCTGCTCGACGGATCGATCGAGGCCAAGACGCTGATCGTCCACGCCACCGCGCGGATCACCGGCGACGTGACCTACGAGACGATCACGATCGAAAACGGCGGCAAGGTCGACGGCAAATTGTCGCACCGCCGCCACGGCGCGATGGCCGCAAAAGCGCCGCCGCCGCTGGAAGTCGTCGAGAACAAGTCGGCGCTCGGCATCTGA
- a CDS encoding glutathione S-transferase family protein, translating to MLIFYGHPFSSYAWKALIALYEKDIEFDYRALENEAPFTHYEELKAHWPVGQFPLIVHDGRPRFESSIIIEYLDQLRAEPRLIPADPQAALTIRFLDRIFDNHFQARFQAVVAEHLPFITETPDPVRIARARDLLEKAYGWLETQLPGDGWATPHGFSLADCSAAPALFYADWVHPIDARYPRVRAYRARLLARPSVSRCIEEARPYRSFFPLDVSGRD from the coding sequence ATGCTGATTTTCTATGGCCACCCCTTTTCGTCCTACGCGTGGAAGGCACTGATCGCGCTGTATGAAAAGGACATCGAATTCGACTATCGCGCACTCGAAAACGAAGCGCCTTTTACCCATTACGAAGAATTGAAAGCCCATTGGCCGGTCGGGCAATTCCCGCTGATCGTCCACGACGGGCGCCCGCGGTTCGAATCCAGCATCATCATCGAATATCTCGATCAGCTGCGCGCTGAACCCCGCCTGATCCCCGCCGACCCGCAGGCGGCGCTGACCATCCGGTTTCTCGACCGGATATTCGACAACCACTTCCAGGCGCGTTTTCAGGCGGTGGTCGCCGAGCATCTGCCCTTTATCACCGAAACCCCCGACCCGGTCCGCATCGCGCGCGCCCGCGACCTGCTTGAGAAAGCCTATGGCTGGCTCGAAACGCAGCTGCCGGGCGATGGCTGGGCGACCCCGCATGGCTTTTCGCTGGCCGACTGTTCGGCGGCGCCCGCGCTGTTCTATGCCGACTGGGTCCATCCGATCGACGCCCGCTATCCGCGGGTGCGGGCCTATCGCGCCCGCCTGCTCGCACGGCCGAGCGTATCGCGATGCATTGAGGAAGCTCGCCCGTACCGCAGCTTTTTCCCGCTCGACGTGTCGGGCCGCGACTGA
- a CDS encoding YifB family Mg chelatase-like AAA ATPase, producing the protein MVAIVSTVAYLGLEARGVEVQCQITPGVPRFVVVGLPDKAVGESRERVRAAIAAIGLALPPKVITVNLSPADLPKEGSHYDLPIALALLGAMGVVDPETLSAYVVVGELGLDGRVAASPGVLLAALHAGSRERGLICPVAQGPEAAWAGNVEVLAAPDLLSLLNHFKGNALLAPPRPGEVEQPQRMADLAQVKGQEVAKRALEIAAAGGHNLLMVGPPGAGKSLMAACLPGILPDLDPGEALEVSMIASVAGGLEGGRLIRARPFRSPHHSASMPALVGGGLRVRPGEVSLAHLGVLFLDELPEFQRTVLDSLRQPLETGEVSVARANAHVTFPARVQMVAAMNPCRCGHLGDPALACSRAPRCAADYQAKVSGPLLDRIDLHVEVQAVSAADLVLPPPAEGSAEVAARVAAARARQTARYADHKARTNAEIDGELMEAVATPDDAGRQLLAQAAEAMRLSARGYTRILRVARTIADLAGAEAVGRIHIAEALSYRRQAPRS; encoded by the coding sequence ATGGTCGCAATCGTTTCCACCGTCGCCTATCTGGGGCTCGAAGCGCGCGGGGTCGAAGTGCAGTGCCAGATCACCCCCGGCGTGCCGCGTTTCGTCGTCGTCGGCCTGCCCGACAAGGCGGTCGGCGAAAGCCGCGAGCGCGTCCGCGCCGCAATCGCCGCAATCGGCCTCGCGCTGCCGCCCAAGGTCATCACGGTGAATCTGTCGCCCGCCGACCTGCCCAAGGAAGGCTCGCACTACGACCTGCCGATCGCGCTAGCGCTGCTCGGCGCGATGGGGGTCGTCGATCCCGAAACGCTCAGCGCTTATGTGGTGGTCGGCGAACTCGGCCTAGACGGCCGCGTCGCCGCCTCGCCCGGCGTGCTGCTCGCCGCGCTCCATGCGGGGAGCCGGGAGCGCGGGCTGATCTGCCCGGTCGCGCAAGGGCCAGAGGCGGCGTGGGCCGGCAATGTCGAGGTGCTCGCGGCGCCCGACCTGCTGTCGCTGCTCAATCATTTCAAGGGCAACGCGCTGCTGGCGCCGCCGCGCCCGGGCGAGGTCGAGCAACCGCAGCGGATGGCCGATCTGGCGCAGGTGAAGGGGCAGGAGGTCGCCAAGCGCGCGCTGGAGATCGCTGCGGCGGGCGGGCATAATCTGTTGATGGTCGGGCCGCCGGGGGCGGGCAAGTCGCTGATGGCGGCGTGCCTGCCCGGCATCCTCCCCGATCTCGATCCCGGCGAAGCGCTGGAGGTGTCGATGATCGCATCCGTCGCGGGCGGGCTGGAGGGCGGGCGGCTGATCCGCGCGCGGCCGTTCCGTTCGCCGCACCACAGCGCGTCGATGCCCGCGCTGGTCGGCGGCGGGCTGCGGGTGCGGCCGGGCGAAGTCAGCCTCGCGCATCTGGGCGTGCTGTTCCTCGACGAGTTGCCCGAATTTCAACGCACCGTGCTCGACAGCCTGCGCCAGCCGCTGGAGACCGGCGAGGTCAGCGTCGCGCGCGCCAACGCGCATGTGACCTTTCCGGCGCGGGTGCAGATGGTCGCGGCGATGAACCCGTGCCGCTGCGGCCATCTCGGCGATCCGGCGCTCGCGTGCAGCCGCGCGCCGCGCTGCGCCGCCGATTACCAGGCCAAGGTGTCGGGCCCGCTGCTCGACCGCATCGACCTGCATGTCGAGGTGCAGGCGGTCAGCGCCGCCGACCTCGTCCTGCCGCCCCCCGCCGAGGGCAGCGCCGAAGTCGCCGCCCGCGTCGCCGCGGCCCGCGCGCGCCAGACCGCGCGCTACGCCGATCACAAGGCGCGCACCAACGCCGAAATCGACGGCGAACTGATGGAGGCCGTCGCCACCCCCGACGACGCGGGGCGCCAATTGCTGGCGCAGGCGGCCGAGGCGATGCGGCTGTCGGCGCGCGGCTATACCCGGATCCTGCGCGTGGCGCGGACGATCGCCGACCTTGCGGGCGCCGAGGCGGTGGGGCGCATCCATATCGCTGAGGCGTTGAGCTATCGGCGGCAGGCGCCGAGGAGTTGA
- a CDS encoding DUF1428 domain-containing protein produces MGYADGYVLPVPDGNKDAYRALAEKASQVFRDHGATRVVEAWGNDVPDGKVTDFARAAHKQDGETVVFSWVEWPDKETRVAGWEKVMADDRMQPDGSDVPFDGKRMIYGGFAPIVEA; encoded by the coding sequence ATGGGTTATGCCGACGGCTATGTCCTGCCCGTCCCCGACGGCAACAAGGACGCCTATCGCGCGCTCGCCGAAAAGGCGTCGCAGGTGTTCCGCGACCATGGCGCGACACGCGTCGTCGAGGCGTGGGGCAACGATGTCCCCGATGGCAAAGTGACCGATTTTGCCCGCGCCGCGCACAAGCAGGACGGCGAAACCGTCGTGTTCAGCTGGGTCGAATGGCCGGATAAGGAAACCCGCGTCGCGGGCTGGGAAAAGGTCATGGCCGATGACCGGATGCAGCCCGACGGCAGCGACGTCCCCTTCGACGGCAAGCGGATGATCTATGGCGGCTTTGCCCCGATCGTCGAGGCGTGA
- a CDS encoding glutathione S-transferase family protein produces the protein MPVNPDANIEVTAFDWVPDFARGYVRDLRPRWACEEIGLDYAEHLISAINRPADHFLFQPWGQVPVLNDGGVRLFESGAILLHLAEKDARLMPRDPQARANTLAWLFAAYNSVEPMLFELGNVDIFAAEEDWAKLRRPSLIEFIQGRLGRLNDAIGDKDYLAGDFTIADIAMATVLREAVEAGLIAEQPRLQAYLDRCLARPAFQRAMDAQLAAFSDEAGPPAA, from the coding sequence ATGCCCGTCAACCCCGATGCCAACATCGAAGTCACCGCCTTCGACTGGGTGCCCGATTTCGCCCGCGGTTACGTCCGCGACCTCCGGCCGCGCTGGGCGTGCGAGGAAATCGGGCTCGATTATGCCGAACATCTGATCAGCGCGATCAATCGCCCTGCCGATCATTTCCTGTTCCAGCCGTGGGGCCAGGTGCCGGTGCTGAACGACGGCGGCGTCCGCCTGTTCGAAAGCGGCGCGATCCTGCTCCATCTGGCAGAAAAGGATGCCCGGCTGATGCCACGCGATCCGCAGGCGCGCGCCAATACACTGGCGTGGCTGTTCGCCGCCTATAACAGCGTCGAGCCGATGCTGTTCGAATTGGGCAATGTCGACATCTTTGCCGCCGAAGAGGATTGGGCCAAGCTGCGCCGACCGAGCCTGATCGAGTTCATCCAGGGTCGGCTCGGCCGCCTGAACGATGCGATCGGCGACAAGGACTATCTGGCCGGCGACTTCACCATCGCCGACATCGCGATGGCGACGGTGCTGCGCGAAGCCGTCGAGGCGGGCCTGATCGCCGAACAACCGCGGTTGCAGGCCTATCTCGATCGCTGCCTTGCCCGCCCCGCCTTTCAGCGCGCGATGGACGCGCAGCTGGCCGCTTTCAGCGACGAAGCGGGACCACCCGCCGCCTGA
- a CDS encoding DUF1905 domain-containing protein — protein sequence MKLAFDAPIIEWRGPPPYLFVAVPDHLVGEVAYAAREVSYGWGMVPATVRIGRTDFTTALFRRGDTYMLPIKVAVQRAEGVGFGDRVAVTMQVDSVSRR from the coding sequence TTGAAGCTCGCGTTCGACGCCCCGATCATCGAATGGCGCGGCCCGCCGCCCTATTTGTTCGTTGCCGTTCCTGACCATCTGGTCGGTGAGGTGGCTTATGCGGCGCGCGAGGTCAGCTATGGCTGGGGCATGGTTCCGGCAACGGTACGGATCGGCCGAACCGATTTCACCACCGCGCTGTTCCGGCGCGGCGACACCTATATGCTGCCGATCAAGGTTGCGGTGCAGCGCGCCGAGGGAGTCGGGTTCGGCGACCGCGTCGCCGTCACGATGCAGGTCGACAGCGTCAGTCGGCGCTGA
- a CDS encoding VOC family protein translates to MPQMIFVNLPVTDLEKSKAFYEAVGAANNPAFTDDTAACMVVAEGSIHVMLLTHEKWSTFTSKAIPDAHTTAQVLLCVSADSRADVDAQVARATAAGGKADPTPTQDYGDFMYGRSFEDSDGHIWEVMWMDPNAIPAGEPAEATA, encoded by the coding sequence ATGCCCCAGATGATTTTTGTGAACCTGCCGGTCACCGACCTCGAAAAGTCGAAGGCCTTTTATGAAGCGGTCGGCGCGGCCAACAATCCCGCTTTCACCGACGACACCGCCGCCTGCATGGTCGTGGCCGAAGGGTCGATCCACGTCATGCTGCTGACCCATGAAAAATGGTCGACCTTCACCTCGAAAGCGATCCCCGACGCGCACACCACCGCACAAGTCCTGCTCTGCGTATCCGCCGACAGCCGCGCCGATGTCGACGCACAAGTCGCCAGGGCGACCGCCGCGGGTGGCAAGGCCGACCCGACCCCGACCCAGGACTATGGCGACTTCATGTACGGCCGCAGCTTCGAAGATTCCGACGGCCATATCTGGGAAGTGATGTGGATGGATCCTAACGCGATCCCCGCTGGCGAGCCCGCCGAAGCCACCGCCTGA
- a CDS encoding TetR/AcrR family transcriptional regulator, with protein MNPNQPTSDSQARPADAAIGGVGAGIAAVRAPRGSARAALIAAAHTTVRKQGYAATTVDQICTAAGVTKGAFFHHFASKEALAVAAAEAWTERARPMFEMPPHTKLDDPLARLIGHIDFRFAMLDGPVEEFTCFVGTMVQEAFATSDAIRAACEASINAYCDALTPDIEATMVRYGAPEDVTALGLAQHIQAVLQGSFILAKTTNDPAIARESVTHLKRYVRMLFDERRAP; from the coding sequence ATGAACCCGAATCAGCCCACCTCCGATTCTCAAGCTCGCCCCGCCGATGCCGCGATCGGCGGCGTCGGCGCGGGCATCGCCGCGGTCCGCGCCCCGCGCGGCAGCGCCCGCGCTGCGCTGATCGCCGCGGCGCACACCACGGTCCGCAAGCAAGGCTATGCCGCGACGACGGTCGATCAGATCTGCACCGCTGCCGGAGTCACCAAGGGCGCCTTTTTCCATCATTTCGCATCGAAGGAGGCGCTGGCGGTCGCGGCGGCCGAAGCGTGGACCGAGCGCGCGCGGCCGATGTTCGAAATGCCGCCGCACACCAAGCTGGACGACCCGCTCGCTCGACTGATCGGCCATATCGATTTCCGCTTTGCAATGCTCGACGGCCCGGTCGAGGAATTCACCTGCTTCGTCGGCACGATGGTGCAGGAAGCCTTTGCCACCAGCGACGCGATCCGCGCCGCGTGCGAGGCGAGCATCAACGCCTATTGCGACGCGCTGACCCCCGACATCGAGGCGACTATGGTACGATACGGCGCGCCCGAAGACGTTACCGCACTCGGTCTGGCGCAACATATCCAGGCGGTGCTGCAAGGCAGCTTCATTCTGGCCAAAACGACGAACGACCCGGCGATTGCGCGGGAAAGCGTCACCCATCTGAAGCGTTATGTCCGGATGCTGTTCGACGAGCGGCGGGCACCATGA
- a CDS encoding DUF4287 domain-containing protein, translated as MSFQAYLDNVETKTGKSADDMKALAIAKGLADADDLAPGVKPGAVIDWLKGDFDLGHGHAMAIVAYIKGKRN; from the coding sequence ATGAGTTTCCAAGCCTATCTCGACAATGTCGAAACCAAGACCGGCAAGTCGGCGGACGATATGAAGGCGCTGGCGATCGCCAAAGGTCTGGCCGACGCCGACGACCTCGCCCCCGGGGTCAAACCCGGCGCGGTGATCGACTGGCTGAAGGGTGATTTCGACCTGGGCCACGGCCACGCGATGGCGATTGTCGCCTATATCAAAGGGAAGAGGAATTAA
- a CDS encoding M23 family metallopeptidase encodes MSSKSTGLRHWRQRFSALFQDHEIFVRTHGHVRFLRISAVWQKRVALIAAVVLLAWAGATLAVLVNQLMSSGERAAVAQQQAAAAASEARIAKYRDNVAETAADLEERQALLEGVAETHFGIDTEAMAAQPAATTAEPAANAPAKAEPLKTSAIDANLPPEAQALARLEARQERFASRLLAAVNIRAANAEEAVAKLGLNPAAIVRGAASGRGGPFIPYKGRMGKAKALGPSFAALEGALFRMEVLERTLVAVPSGNPADVLMMSSGFGYRSDPFTGAGAMHAGLDFRGPIGTPILAAAPGRVSFVGTKSGYGNVVEVDHGQGIMTRYAHLSGFTSKVGSQVAAGQQIAKMGSTGRSTGSHLHFEVRLNGVAVNPRRFLEAKADVLEVKDDARQRVGAITARGAR; translated from the coding sequence TTGTCATCGAAATCAACGGGCCTGCGCCATTGGCGCCAGCGCTTCTCTGCGCTGTTTCAGGACCATGAAATCTTCGTTCGCACGCACGGCCACGTCCGCTTCCTGCGAATCAGCGCCGTCTGGCAAAAGCGCGTCGCGCTGATCGCGGCGGTCGTCCTGCTTGCCTGGGCCGGAGCGACGCTGGCGGTGCTGGTCAACCAGCTCATGAGTTCGGGCGAACGCGCCGCGGTCGCGCAGCAACAAGCTGCCGCCGCCGCATCCGAAGCGCGCATCGCCAAATATCGCGACAATGTCGCCGAAACCGCCGCTGACCTCGAAGAGCGGCAGGCGCTGCTCGAAGGGGTCGCCGAAACCCATTTCGGCATCGATACCGAAGCGATGGCGGCGCAGCCCGCCGCCACGACCGCCGAACCGGCCGCCAATGCACCGGCAAAAGCCGAACCGCTGAAAACCAGCGCGATCGACGCGAACCTGCCCCCCGAGGCGCAAGCGCTCGCCCGCCTCGAAGCGCGGCAGGAACGCTTTGCCAGCCGCCTGCTCGCCGCGGTGAACATCCGCGCCGCCAATGCCGAAGAAGCCGTCGCCAAGCTGGGGCTCAATCCCGCGGCGATCGTGCGCGGCGCCGCCAGCGGTCGCGGTGGTCCGTTCATCCCTTACAAGGGCCGCATGGGCAAGGCAAAGGCGCTCGGTCCGTCGTTCGCCGCACTCGAAGGCGCGCTGTTCCGCATGGAAGTGCTCGAACGCACCCTCGTCGCCGTGCCCTCGGGCAACCCTGCCGACGTGCTGATGATGTCGTCGGGCTTCGGCTATCGCAGCGATCCGTTCACTGGCGCCGGTGCGATGCACGCCGGGCTCGACTTTCGCGGCCCGATCGGCACCCCGATCCTTGCCGCTGCTCCCGGCCGCGTCAGCTTTGTCGGCACCAAGTCGGGTTACGGCAATGTTGTCGAGGTCGACCATGGCCAGGGCATCATGACCCGCTATGCCCACTTGTCGGGCTTTACGTCCAAGGTCGGGTCGCAAGTTGCCGCCGGCCAGCAAATCGCCAAAATGGGCTCGACCGGCCGTTCGACCGGCAGCCACCTGCATTTCGAAGTCCGTCTGAACGGCGTCGCGGTCAATCCGCGCCGCTTCCTGGAGGCCAAAGCCGATGTTCTCGAAGTCAAAGACGATGCCCGACAGCGAGTCGGTGCCATCACTGCCCGGGGTGCCCGCTAA
- a CDS encoding DUF2945 domain-containing protein, whose protein sequence is MTAHQFAIDTHVHWAWGRGEGHGRIAERFEHRVERIIKGTCIVRNGSAANPAYLIAMLDGRAVLKLGSELSAD, encoded by the coding sequence ATGACCGCGCATCAGTTCGCCATCGACACCCATGTCCATTGGGCGTGGGGCCGCGGGGAGGGCCATGGCCGGATCGCTGAACGCTTCGAGCACCGCGTCGAGCGCATCATCAAGGGCACTTGCATCGTCCGCAACGGATCGGCCGCCAACCCCGCCTATCTGATCGCAATGCTCGACGGGCGCGCGGTACTGAAACTTGGCAGCGAACTCAGCGCCGACTGA
- a CDS encoding SRPBCC domain-containing protein, which yields MTATTDNGWALTITRHIAAPPEKVWHMLTERQAEWWCPVPWRAEFLVQEWRAGGRTSVVMHGPDGEQHPHEGIFLEVTPGVRFVSTDAFTIGADGQYMPAAPFMVGCWEIAAEDGGTRYTATARHWDEEAARRHAEMGFEDGWGACADQLAALCEQD from the coding sequence ATGACCGCAACCACTGACAATGGCTGGGCGCTGACGATCACCCGGCATATCGCCGCGCCGCCTGAAAAAGTGTGGCATATGTTGACCGAGCGCCAAGCCGAATGGTGGTGCCCGGTGCCATGGCGCGCCGAATTTTTGGTCCAGGAATGGCGCGCCGGCGGCCGCACCAGCGTTGTCATGCACGGCCCCGACGGCGAGCAGCATCCGCACGAGGGCATTTTTCTGGAGGTGACGCCGGGCGTGCGCTTTGTATCGACCGACGCCTTCACCATCGGCGCCGACGGGCAATATATGCCTGCCGCGCCATTCATGGTCGGATGCTGGGAAATCGCCGCCGAAGACGGCGGCACCCGCTATACCGCCACCGCGCGCCATTGGGACGAGGAAGCGGCACGGCGCCACGCCGAAATGGGTTTCGAGGACGGGTGGGGCGCATGCGCCGACCAGCTCGCCGCGTTA
- a CDS encoding isoprenylcysteine carboxylmethyltransferase family protein gives MDSMVETAAPGTQDASGAPSSVRTTRPRSAVSAGVGIVGLAGLVGYLLLARYAPDIAVFLGIDWGTRGPMNGPNSAIASVLACGIPMVLWSVFVDKVHRNPSTGIDWALRRPWRETIDISLTKLAGLWATWGLITLIYATMRYYWTGNYAFSMDLLERVAPWLLLVSVPYMLWLDRRMIEPRDGCYQFGRWLIAPGQPVDGRAIGHHLRAWAVKGFFTAFMLSIVPGNFSALVTVPMTEVLANPYMTGLWALNFLYLIDVHIATVGYILTLKPLDAHIRTANPYGMAWVAALVCYPPFILMSGGPLDYQVHGADWGHWLAGNETLLIVWAVVLALLTAIYSWATMAFGIRFSNLTHRGIITHGPYAFTRHPAYVSKNLSWWVGALPFLAVSGGWVEGARNVVLLALVSGVYYWRAKTEEKHLLADPAYVAYWNWAQANALMPRLFARVTGRQRPLIRLEPDERVGPVA, from the coding sequence ATGGATTCCATGGTCGAAACCGCCGCTCCGGGCACTCAAGATGCGTCGGGGGCGCCGTCCTCGGTCCGCACGACGCGCCCGCGGTCGGCGGTCAGCGCCGGGGTCGGCATCGTCGGCTTGGCGGGGCTGGTCGGATATTTGCTGCTCGCGCGTTACGCGCCCGACATCGCCGTCTTCCTTGGCATTGATTGGGGCACACGCGGGCCGATGAACGGTCCGAACTCGGCGATCGCCAGCGTGCTCGCGTGCGGCATTCCGATGGTGCTGTGGTCGGTTTTCGTCGACAAGGTGCACCGCAACCCATCGACCGGGATCGATTGGGCGCTGCGGCGGCCGTGGCGCGAGACGATCGACATCAGCCTGACCAAGCTCGCCGGATTATGGGCGACGTGGGGGCTGATCACGCTGATTTACGCGACGATGCGCTATTATTGGACGGGCAATTACGCCTTTTCGATGGATTTGCTCGAACGGGTGGCGCCTTGGCTGTTGCTGGTATCGGTGCCCTATATGCTGTGGCTCGATCGCCGGATGATCGAACCGCGCGACGGCTGTTATCAATTCGGTCGCTGGCTGATCGCGCCCGGGCAGCCGGTCGATGGCCGCGCGATCGGCCATCATCTGCGCGCCTGGGCGGTGAAGGGGTTTTTCACCGCCTTCATGCTGTCGATCGTGCCGGGCAATTTCTCGGCGCTGGTCACCGTGCCGATGACCGAGGTGCTCGCCAACCCTTATATGACGGGGCTGTGGGCGCTGAACTTTCTCTATCTGATCGACGTCCATATCGCGACGGTTGGCTATATCCTGACCTTGAAGCCGCTCGACGCGCATATCCGCACCGCCAACCCCTATGGCATGGCGTGGGTTGCGGCGCTGGTTTGCTACCCGCCCTTCATCCTGATGAGCGGCGGCCCCCTCGACTATCAGGTTCACGGCGCCGATTGGGGGCATTGGCTGGCCGGGAATGAGACGCTGCTGATCGTCTGGGCGGTCGTGCTGGCGCTGCTGACTGCGATTTACAGCTGGGCAACGATGGCGTTCGGCATCCGCTTTTCAAACCTGACCCACCGCGGCATCATCACCCACGGCCCTTACGCCTTCACCCGCCACCCGGCCTATGTGTCGAAGAATCTGAGCTGGTGGGTCGGTGCGCTGCCCTTCCTCGCGGTCAGCGGCGGCTGGGTCGAGGGCGCGCGCAACGTCGTGCTGCTCGCATTGGTGAGCGGGGTCTATTATTGGCGCGCCAAGACCGAGGAGAAGCATCTCCTCGCCGATCCCGCCTATGTCGCTTACTGGAACTGGGCGCAGGCGAATGCGCTGATGCCACGCCTGTTTGCGCGGGTGACGGGGCGTCAGCGCCCGCTCATCCGCCTTGAACCCGACGAACGCGTCGGCCCGGTCGCTTAG